In Achromobacter spanius, the following proteins share a genomic window:
- a CDS encoding DUF4153 domain-containing protein: MKNPSLNRTAAGPLDAPDRTVLLYGAIAALLGVCLHQLMAHRAWPWGHPFALYFLLQWLALVPIAGALLSGMQSPRRWLAALAIYGLLLPAVTAYGLTAAYGVLPNERGWLSRGDSTMPLLLTGVAGFVLLPLVQALDPRQPQWNYPAVFRAAWRNTVHLGLSLCLASCVCLLLAAAGAMFDMIGIRLVRRLVENATFRFAVWPMILAACLVGVRRRPALTETLQRSWLTLNAWLLPLVTLVGLAFTVALTARLALGLQAVQLSAGALIAFSLVWIKLINAAWQDSPNAAPFGPRLRRALRWAMACLLPLAAVALYGAAVRVDQYGWTVLRAWGVGSSVILVLYGAGYAWAAIRSKHEYATLAATNLAAAFATLALLLAFNTPIANPMKQTAESQLQRLIDGRKEPQDFSFYAMGNDYGRWGKDALRRLAEGAANARDPRIATAAAETLKGGYFQWNEPRQAAADAAPITAPPLTTSPSGRDVPSAWWEFLRAEFAEQAQVCATPIEPPTDDASSTQPCQVIYADLTGDGQDELILYVAPQQRGERRTREWFIAFASNTAGQWRHLGYLYAESFEQPLQDATGVDDIAQALKQGLVRTQPRADRDLMIGDQLLRLR; this comes from the coding sequence ATGAAGAATCCGTCCCTGAATAGAACTGCCGCAGGTCCGCTGGATGCCCCCGACCGGACCGTCCTGCTGTATGGGGCCATTGCCGCCCTGCTTGGCGTGTGCCTGCACCAACTCATGGCCCACCGAGCGTGGCCATGGGGGCATCCCTTTGCCCTGTACTTCCTGCTGCAATGGCTGGCGCTGGTGCCGATTGCCGGCGCCCTGCTGTCAGGCATGCAAAGCCCCAGGCGCTGGCTGGCCGCGCTGGCCATCTACGGTTTGCTGCTGCCTGCCGTGACGGCCTATGGCTTGACCGCCGCCTATGGCGTACTGCCCAACGAACGCGGATGGCTCAGCCGCGGCGATTCCACCATGCCGCTGTTGTTGACCGGCGTCGCGGGTTTCGTGTTGCTGCCGCTGGTGCAGGCGTTGGACCCGCGCCAGCCGCAGTGGAACTACCCGGCGGTATTCCGCGCGGCCTGGCGTAACACCGTTCATCTGGGCTTGAGCCTCTGCCTGGCGTCGTGCGTCTGCCTGTTGCTGGCGGCGGCGGGTGCCATGTTCGACATGATCGGCATCCGGCTTGTCCGCAGGCTCGTCGAAAACGCGACGTTCCGCTTCGCCGTCTGGCCGATGATCCTGGCTGCCTGCCTTGTGGGCGTGCGCCGCCGCCCCGCCCTGACGGAAACGTTGCAGCGTTCCTGGCTGACGTTGAACGCCTGGTTGCTGCCGCTGGTCACGCTGGTGGGTCTGGCCTTCACCGTTGCCCTGACTGCCAGGCTGGCATTGGGCCTGCAAGCCGTGCAGTTGTCCGCCGGCGCGTTGATCGCGTTTTCGCTGGTGTGGATCAAGCTGATCAACGCCGCCTGGCAAGATAGCCCGAATGCCGCTCCGTTCGGCCCGCGCCTGCGTCGGGCGCTGCGCTGGGCAATGGCGTGCCTGCTGCCGTTGGCGGCCGTGGCCCTGTACGGCGCGGCGGTCCGCGTGGACCAGTACGGTTGGACGGTGCTGCGCGCATGGGGCGTGGGCAGCAGCGTGATCCTGGTGCTGTACGGGGCCGGCTATGCGTGGGCCGCGATACGGAGCAAGCATGAATACGCAACGCTCGCGGCCACCAACCTGGCTGCGGCCTTCGCCACACTCGCGTTGCTGCTGGCGTTCAACACGCCGATCGCCAACCCCATGAAGCAGACCGCCGAGAGCCAGTTGCAGCGTCTGATCGACGGGCGCAAAGAGCCGCAGGACTTCAGCTTTTATGCCATGGGCAACGACTACGGCCGGTGGGGGAAAGATGCTCTGCGGCGCTTGGCGGAAGGTGCCGCCAATGCGCGAGACCCACGGATAGCCACCGCGGCGGCCGAAACCCTGAAGGGCGGCTATTTCCAATGGAACGAACCCAGGCAAGCCGCCGCCGACGCGGCGCCCATCACCGCGCCGCCGCTTACGACCTCGCCCTCGGGCCGTGACGTTCCGTCGGCGTGGTGGGAGTTTCTGCGTGCCGAGTTTGCGGAGCAGGCACAGGTGTGCGCAACGCCCATCGAGCCCCCGACAGATGATGCATCAAGCACGCAACCTTGCCAGGTGATCTACGCCGACCTGACCGGCGACGGGCAGGACGAACTCATCCTGTATGTAGCGCCGCAACAGCGCGGGGAGCGCCGCACGCGGGAATGGTTCATTGCGTTTGCGTCGAACACCGCCGGCCAATGGCGCCATCTGGGCTACCTGTACGCAGAGAGTTTCGAGCAGCCCCTGCAAGACGCAACGGGCGTTGACGACATTGCGCAGGCGCTGAAGCAGGGGCTGGTGCGAACCCAGCCCCGCGCCGACCGCGATCTGATGATCGGCGACCAGTTGCTGCGCCTGCGCTGA
- a CDS encoding DUF3053 family protein has protein sequence MSLWRACLTGLAMASMLVMTACVNKEPQERAAFIQLLQARMNSDALLPIAALSKAEKEALGDYADAYEVITDFQQEMAESARAMRDVLALETIRSVGEIVERKSGYETARKTLADSAAKLQEAREKADKARADLQLPADLAPVYDGVYDESVTGPTVELMRAASRMDAVARDALGIADLVAANADEIQLIDGQTRVATPTLQQELNLRLQGLNAQADELAQARETILRAAGGGA, from the coding sequence ATGTCACTGTGGCGAGCCTGCCTGACTGGGCTGGCGATGGCTTCGATGCTGGTCATGACGGCCTGCGTCAACAAAGAGCCGCAGGAGCGCGCGGCGTTTATCCAGTTGCTGCAGGCGCGGATGAATAGCGATGCGCTGCTGCCGATCGCCGCCTTGAGCAAGGCCGAAAAAGAGGCGCTGGGCGACTACGCCGACGCTTACGAAGTCATTACCGACTTCCAGCAGGAGATGGCCGAATCGGCCCGGGCCATGCGCGACGTGCTTGCGTTGGAGACGATCCGCTCGGTGGGCGAGATCGTTGAGCGCAAGTCCGGCTACGAAACGGCGCGCAAGACGCTCGCGGACAGCGCTGCCAAGCTACAGGAGGCGCGGGAAAAGGCCGACAAGGCGCGGGCCGATCTGCAACTGCCGGCCGATCTGGCGCCCGTCTACGACGGCGTGTACGACGAATCCGTCACGGGGCCCACCGTTGAACTGATGCGGGCCGCCTCGCGGATGGACGCAGTGGCGCGCGATGCGCTGGGCATCGCGGATCTGGTGGCCGCCAATGCTGACGAAATACAACTGATCGACGGACAGACGCGCGTCGCCACCCCCACGCTTCAGCAGGAATTGAACCTGCGCTTGCAGGGGCTGAATGCGCAGGCGGACGAGCTTGCACAAGCGCGAGAGACCATCCTGCGTGCCGCGGGCGGCGGCGCCTGA
- a CDS encoding cytochrome b/b6 domain-containing protein: protein MQNNRRAVRIWDLPTRLFHWALVVCIVGAFVSVKLGGLYMDWHVRFGCTALGLIIFRLLWGIVGPRYARFATFVRGPGAVAKYLKGAAAPAGHNPLGALSVLALLLVVGFQAVSGLFTTDDIMTQGPLFGYVSAATSGALTSWHKLNEWVIIALIALHLLAVAWYALVRRKRLVRAIITGDVDAKDLPAGTPPAQDGFAVWLRALVLGACVTGVVLWIRSMEVVADMSFS, encoded by the coding sequence ATGCAGAACAACCGACGCGCGGTACGCATCTGGGACCTTCCCACCCGCCTCTTTCACTGGGCGCTAGTCGTCTGTATCGTCGGCGCGTTTGTCAGCGTCAAGCTGGGCGGCCTGTATATGGACTGGCATGTGCGCTTTGGCTGTACGGCGCTGGGCCTGATTATTTTCCGCCTGCTTTGGGGCATCGTCGGCCCGCGCTATGCCCGCTTTGCCACCTTCGTGCGCGGCCCCGGCGCAGTGGCCAAATACCTCAAGGGCGCGGCCGCGCCCGCCGGGCATAATCCGCTGGGCGCCCTGTCGGTACTGGCGCTGCTGCTGGTCGTCGGCTTTCAAGCCGTCAGCGGCCTGTTCACCACCGACGACATCATGACGCAAGGACCGCTGTTCGGTTACGTCAGCGCGGCCACCTCCGGCGCCCTGACGTCGTGGCACAAGCTGAACGAATGGGTCATCATCGCCCTGATCGCACTGCATCTTCTGGCGGTGGCCTGGTATGCGCTGGTGCGCCGCAAGCGCCTGGTGCGGGCCATCATCACGGGCGACGTCGACGCCAAGGACCTGCCCGCCGGCACGCCGCCCGCGCAGGACGGCTTCGCCGTGTGGTTGCGCGCCCTGGTACTGGGCGCCTGCGTAACGGGCGTGGTGTTGTGGATACGGTCGATGGAAGTTGTAGCCGACATGTCTTTTTCGTAA
- the yddG gene encoding aromatic amino acid DMT transporter YddG, whose product MRSFSGRNAATLFGLLAILLWGSVVGLIRGVSENFGAVGGAALIYTVGSVFLVCLLGFPTLRNFPRRYLIAGSLLFVAYEICLSLSLGYAIDRGQAIELGIVNYLWPCLTVLLAIVFNGQRANAWVVPGILLSLCGIAWVVGGSGLSWERTVANISSNPLSYGLAFGGAIIWAVYCNVTKRFANGKNGVALFFMLTAAALWAKYFFSAEPPLVFSGPATLELCMTGGAMAAGYALWNVGILKGNLTLLATASYFTPVLSTFFAALWLSTRLTASFWQGVAMVTAGSLLCWVATRSKSARGD is encoded by the coding sequence ATGCGATCATTTTCCGGCCGGAATGCGGCCACTCTCTTTGGTCTGTTGGCGATCCTGCTGTGGGGGTCGGTCGTGGGATTGATTCGCGGCGTCAGCGAGAACTTTGGTGCCGTCGGCGGCGCCGCGCTTATTTATACGGTAGGTTCGGTATTCCTTGTGTGTCTGCTTGGGTTTCCGACGTTACGGAATTTTCCGCGTCGTTATCTCATCGCGGGCAGTCTGCTGTTCGTCGCCTACGAAATCTGCCTGTCGCTATCGCTGGGATATGCCATTGATCGTGGCCAGGCAATCGAGTTGGGCATCGTCAATTACCTCTGGCCTTGCCTGACGGTGTTGTTGGCCATCGTGTTCAATGGCCAGCGCGCCAACGCCTGGGTGGTGCCGGGAATCTTGCTGTCGCTATGTGGCATTGCCTGGGTCGTGGGCGGTTCCGGCTTGTCTTGGGAGCGCACCGTCGCAAACATATCCAGTAATCCTCTCAGCTACGGATTGGCATTCGGCGGCGCCATTATCTGGGCCGTCTATTGCAATGTGACCAAGCGCTTTGCCAACGGCAAGAACGGCGTGGCGTTATTTTTCATGCTGACCGCCGCGGCATTGTGGGCGAAGTACTTTTTCAGCGCCGAGCCGCCATTGGTTTTCTCCGGGCCGGCCACGCTGGAGCTATGCATGACCGGCGGTGCGATGGCTGCCGGTTATGCCCTATGGAACGTGGGAATACTGAAGGGCAACCTGACTCTGCTGGCGACTGCCTCCTACTTCACCCCGGTGCTTTCCACGTTCTTCGCGGCCCTGTGGCTGTCCACCCGCTTGACCGCATCGTTCTGGCAAGGCGTGGCAATGGTCACCGCCGGTTCTTTGCTGTGTTGGGTAGCGACAAGAAGCAAATCCGCCCGGGGCGATTAG
- a CDS encoding glutathione S-transferase, with translation MKLIGSLTSPYVRKVRIVMAEKKLDYRLELENVWSADTQIQTYNPLGKVPCLVMEDGGALFDSRVIVEYLDTLSPVARLIPQQGRDRAAVKCWEAIADGVLDACVAIVKENQRPEAQRSPEWIERQFGKIHASLDAMNKSLGDNAHCMGINYSLADIAVGCALGYLDLRFAALDWRANHLNLARLHDKLAQRQSFIDTLPQTA, from the coding sequence ATGAAACTGATCGGCTCGCTTACCAGTCCATACGTACGCAAAGTGCGTATCGTCATGGCCGAGAAAAAGCTGGACTACCGGCTTGAACTCGAAAACGTCTGGTCCGCCGACACGCAGATCCAAACGTACAACCCGCTGGGCAAAGTTCCGTGCCTGGTCATGGAAGATGGCGGCGCGCTGTTTGATTCGCGCGTCATCGTCGAGTACCTGGACACCTTGTCGCCCGTGGCCCGCCTGATTCCCCAGCAGGGGCGCGACCGCGCGGCCGTCAAATGCTGGGAGGCCATCGCCGATGGCGTCCTGGACGCCTGTGTGGCCATCGTCAAGGAAAACCAGCGCCCCGAGGCTCAGCGCAGCCCGGAATGGATCGAACGCCAATTCGGCAAGATCCACGCCAGCCTGGATGCCATGAACAAGAGCCTGGGCGACAACGCCCATTGCATGGGCATCAACTACAGCCTGGCCGACATTGCCGTCGGTTGCGCGCTGGGCTACCTGGACCTGCGCTTTGCCGCGTTGGACTGGCGCGCCAACCATCTGAACCTGGCCCGCTTGCACGACAAACTGGCTCAGCGGCAGTCGTTCATCGACACCCTGCCCCAAACAGCCTGA
- a CDS encoding 6-phosphofructokinase has product MAISIRRLSDVLASTESGRLYRIEVFLQADDPGPSSPRPQAASRYILRTSDGEGVIALGERRYRLTSGEVLTALAPPPAPQPDT; this is encoded by the coding sequence ATGGCCATTTCCATACGTAGATTGAGCGATGTGCTTGCCAGCACGGAGTCGGGCAGGCTTTACCGGATAGAGGTTTTCTTGCAGGCGGACGACCCGGGTCCTTCCAGCCCCAGACCGCAAGCGGCCTCCCGCTACATCCTCAGAACGTCGGACGGAGAAGGCGTGATCGCCCTGGGCGAACGGCGGTATCGCTTGACATCGGGTGAGGTCCTGACGGCATTGGCGCCGCCACCCGCACCGCAACCCGACACCTGA
- a CDS encoding c-type cytochrome — MQKLSTLVALACMTVAPLLATTASAQFAKPEDAVKYRQSALTLMASHFGRMTPVVKGQAPYDAAQIKANVEVLKTLSALPWAAFGPGTEGGDARPEIWSDAAGFKQKQQAFQDNIVKLSAAADSGDLGKLRAAFGDVGASCKSCHDSYRKKK, encoded by the coding sequence ATGCAAAAGTTGTCCACGCTTGTCGCGTTGGCCTGTATGACCGTGGCGCCGTTGCTAGCGACGACCGCCTCGGCGCAGTTCGCCAAGCCCGAAGACGCGGTCAAGTACCGCCAATCGGCGCTGACGCTGATGGCCTCGCACTTCGGTCGCATGACGCCGGTGGTCAAGGGCCAGGCACCGTACGACGCCGCGCAGATCAAGGCCAACGTCGAGGTCTTGAAGACCCTGTCGGCGCTGCCGTGGGCGGCTTTCGGGCCGGGTACGGAAGGTGGCGATGCGCGTCCCGAAATCTGGAGCGACGCTGCCGGCTTCAAGCAAAAGCAGCAAGCCTTTCAGGACAATATCGTGAAGCTGTCTGCAGCGGCTGACTCGGGCGATCTTGGCAAGCTGCGCGCGGCCTTCGGTGATGTGGGTGCCAGTTGCAAGTCCTGTCACGACTCCTACCGCAAGAAGAAGTAA
- a CDS encoding AI-2E family transporter, whose amino-acid sequence MSESSSLHHRTFLLLLVVVSIAFGWLLWPFYGAVFWGAILAIIFGPLQRRLVKRMGGRRNLAALITLLGVLLLVILPLVAISGSLVREGANLYQSIKSGELNFGLYFQQAMAALPPSVHDVLARFDLADIPSLQEKLSAGAMQASQFLATQALSIGQDTFQFVISFGIMLYLLFFLLRDGPELSARIKRAIPLGDGHKQHLFRKFTTVVRATVKGNIAVAAVQGALGGIIFSILSIQGALLWGVIMGFLSLLPAIGAGLIWVPVAVYFLLTGAVVKGAVLIAFGVLVIGMVDNVLRPILVGKDTKMPDYVVLISTLGGMALFGLNGFVIGPLIAALFMASWDLFSQTADGMMGQKEEPPVLRK is encoded by the coding sequence ATGAGCGAATCATCCAGCTTGCACCACAGAACCTTTCTGCTTTTGCTCGTGGTGGTCTCCATCGCGTTCGGCTGGCTTTTGTGGCCTTTTTATGGCGCCGTTTTCTGGGGCGCCATTCTTGCCATCATCTTTGGCCCCTTGCAGCGCCGCCTGGTCAAGCGCATGGGCGGCCGGCGTAATCTGGCGGCGCTGATCACCTTGCTGGGCGTCTTGCTGCTGGTCATTCTGCCGCTGGTGGCGATCAGCGGTTCGCTGGTACGCGAAGGTGCAAACCTCTATCAAAGCATCAAGTCGGGTGAATTGAATTTCGGCCTGTATTTCCAGCAGGCGATGGCCGCATTGCCGCCGTCGGTGCATGACGTGCTGGCTCGCTTTGACCTGGCCGACATTCCCAGCCTTCAGGAAAAGCTCAGCGCGGGGGCGATGCAGGCCAGCCAGTTCCTGGCAACCCAGGCGTTAAGCATCGGCCAAGACACGTTCCAGTTCGTGATCAGCTTCGGCATCATGCTGTATCTGCTGTTCTTCCTGTTGCGTGACGGGCCTGAGCTGTCGGCTCGGATCAAGCGAGCGATTCCTCTGGGCGATGGGCACAAGCAGCATCTGTTCCGCAAGTTCACCACTGTTGTGCGCGCCACCGTAAAGGGCAACATCGCGGTAGCGGCGGTGCAGGGCGCGCTGGGCGGCATCATCTTTTCGATCTTGTCGATCCAGGGGGCGCTGCTGTGGGGCGTCATCATGGGCTTCCTGTCGCTGCTGCCGGCAATCGGCGCCGGCCTGATCTGGGTGCCCGTGGCCGTCTATTTCCTGCTGACGGGCGCCGTGGTCAAGGGCGCGGTGCTGATTGCGTTTGGCGTGCTGGTCATCGGCATGGTCGACAACGTGCTGCGCCCGATCCTGGTGGGCAAAGACACCAAGATGCCCGACTACGTGGTGCTGATTTCCACGCTGGGCGGCATGGCGCTGTTCGGCCTGAACGGCTTTGTGATCGGGCCGCTGATCGCCGCGCTGTTCATGGCAAGCTGGGATCTTTTCTCGCAGACTGCCGACGGCATGATGGGTCAGAAGGAAGAACCCCCGGTGTTGCGCAAATAA
- a CDS encoding sulfite exporter TauE/SafE family protein produces MDVSMLICLLVLGAVVGFAAGLLGIGGGMLLVPFLTMLFAWQGMPPELVVHAAIATSMTSILFTSVSSVRAHQQRGTIKWNIVWAMAPGIIIGGLVSGGAVFAALSTLWLSLFFALFVGYSGWSMLRNKKPKPARQMPGVVGTSAAGAGIGFLSGLVGAGGGFLSVPFMVWCNVALHNAVSTSAALGFPIALANSVGYVVSGLNEGTSRPGMLGYIYWPALLALVCTSVLTAPLGARMAHRLPVQTLKRVFACLLFALAAYMLFKAWQTFAGQ; encoded by the coding sequence GTGGATGTTTCGATGTTGATTTGCCTGCTGGTGCTGGGCGCTGTGGTCGGCTTTGCCGCGGGCCTGCTGGGCATAGGCGGCGGGATGTTGCTGGTGCCTTTCCTGACGATGCTGTTTGCCTGGCAGGGCATGCCGCCTGAATTGGTGGTGCATGCCGCCATTGCAACGTCGATGACGTCCATTCTGTTCACGTCCGTTTCCAGCGTGCGGGCGCACCAGCAGCGCGGCACGATCAAATGGAACATCGTGTGGGCCATGGCGCCGGGCATCATCATCGGCGGCCTGGTGTCGGGTGGCGCGGTCTTCGCCGCGCTCAGCACCTTGTGGTTGTCGTTGTTCTTCGCGCTGTTCGTCGGCTATTCGGGCTGGAGCATGCTGCGCAACAAGAAGCCCAAGCCGGCTCGCCAGATGCCGGGCGTGGTGGGCACCAGCGCGGCGGGGGCGGGCATCGGGTTCCTGTCCGGGTTGGTGGGCGCGGGCGGTGGATTCCTGTCGGTGCCGTTCATGGTCTGGTGCAACGTGGCCCTGCACAACGCGGTGTCGACCTCGGCCGCGCTGGGCTTTCCGATTGCGCTGGCAAACAGCGTGGGCTATGTGGTGTCGGGCCTGAACGAAGGCACGTCGCGACCCGGCATGCTGGGCTACATCTATTGGCCGGCTTTGCTGGCGCTGGTGTGCACCAGCGTGCTGACCGCGCCGCTGGGCGCGCGGATGGCGCACCGCTTGCCGGTGCAGACGTTAAAGCGCGTGTTCGCCTGCCTGTTGTTCGCCTTGGCGGCGTACATGCTGTTCAAGGCCTGGCAGACTTTCGCGGGGCAATAG
- the purB gene encoding adenylosuccinate lyase — MQIADQLSQLNALSPLDGRYASRSDALRGLLSEAGFMAHRVEVEVAWLVALSDAGLPELPAFSQAARQRLQQLVQDFSESDAGRIKDIERVTNHDVKAVEYWLKEKVADDAELARAAEFIHFACTSEDINNTSHALMLSRARDQVVVPRLRELAAKLNDMAVAQADQPMLSRTHGQPASPTTLGKEFANVAARLNRAIAAVEAVEPLAKLNGATGNYNAHLSAYPEIDWPAFSQRVLAGLGLTQNRHTIQIEPHDWMSALFDAITRANIIVLDLDRDIWGYVALGYFKQRLKEGEVGSSTMPHKVNPIDFENSEGNLGLANAVLRHLADKLPISRWQRDLTDSTVLRNLGVGLGYCLVAWDACMRGLGKLEVNTAAIDADIDACWEVLAEPVQTVMRRYGLPQPYEQLKALTRGKGITEEALREFIQGLALPEEPKARLLAMTPRSYIGLAAELARAV, encoded by the coding sequence ATGCAAATCGCCGATCAGTTGAGCCAACTTAATGCCCTTTCGCCATTGGATGGCCGTTACGCTTCCCGGAGCGACGCGCTGCGCGGTCTGCTGTCCGAAGCCGGCTTCATGGCGCACCGCGTCGAAGTCGAGGTAGCCTGGCTGGTCGCCCTGTCCGACGCCGGCCTGCCCGAGCTGCCCGCCTTTTCCCAGGCTGCCCGCCAGCGTCTGCAGCAGTTGGTGCAGGATTTTTCGGAATCCGACGCCGGGCGCATCAAGGACATCGAGCGCGTCACCAACCATGACGTGAAAGCGGTGGAGTACTGGCTGAAGGAAAAAGTGGCCGACGACGCCGAGCTGGCCCGCGCGGCCGAATTCATCCACTTTGCCTGCACGTCGGAAGACATCAACAACACCTCGCACGCGCTGATGCTGTCGCGCGCCCGCGATCAGGTGGTGGTGCCGCGCCTGCGCGAATTGGCCGCCAAACTGAACGACATGGCGGTGGCCCAGGCTGACCAGCCCATGCTCTCGCGCACGCACGGCCAGCCGGCCAGCCCCACCACGCTGGGCAAGGAATTCGCCAACGTGGCCGCGCGCCTGAACCGCGCCATCGCCGCCGTCGAGGCCGTGGAACCGCTGGCCAAGCTGAACGGCGCCACCGGCAACTACAACGCCCACCTGTCGGCCTACCCGGAAATCGATTGGCCTGCCTTCAGCCAGCGCGTGCTGGCAGGCCTGGGCCTGACCCAGAACCGCCACACCATCCAGATCGAACCGCATGACTGGATGTCGGCCCTGTTCGACGCCATCACGCGCGCCAACATCATCGTGCTGGACCTGGACCGCGACATCTGGGGCTACGTGGCGCTGGGCTACTTCAAGCAGCGCCTGAAGGAAGGCGAGGTCGGTTCGTCGACCATGCCGCACAAGGTCAACCCGATCGACTTCGAAAACTCCGAAGGCAACCTGGGCCTGGCCAACGCCGTGCTGCGCCACTTGGCCGACAAGCTGCCAATTTCCCGTTGGCAGCGTGACCTGACCGACTCCACCGTGCTGCGCAACCTGGGCGTGGGCCTGGGCTATTGCCTGGTCGCGTGGGACGCCTGCATGCGCGGCCTGGGCAAGCTGGAAGTCAATACGGCCGCTATCGATGCCGACATCGATGCTTGCTGGGAAGTGCTGGCCGAGCCAGTGCAAACCGTGATGCGCCGCTACGGCCTGCCGCAGCCCTACGAGCAACTCAAGGCCTTGACCCGTGGCAAGGGCATTACCGAAGAAGCCCTGCGCGAGTTCATCCAGGGCCTGGCCCTGCCGGAAGAGCCGAAGGCCCGCTTGCTGGCAATGACACCCCGGTCATACATCGGGCTGGCCGCCGAGTTGGCCCGGGCGGTATAG
- a CDS encoding sensor domain-containing diguanylate cyclase, translating to MADGESLAGARARPPHRYSMRTGLLTLVFACISPALVVASVAVYESYIVQKDRIFRDTVFLARNLTSILDRELTGVEAGVQMLASSPDLLGGDLASFHQRARDSVRFQIVDSYVLTDRDGRQIINTLVPYGARLPLSGAPEELRRVFTTRAPVLTGLFNGGVTKRPTIAMGVPVVRDDSVVYSLNVGLSPDRIGSALGRRALPEGWVAAVLDESGTIIARTRDASTFVGQKAVPALVQAVRQENEGAFESVTKEGTPVYTAFSRSSLSGWTVAAGAPMTLVTTNLYRSIAWVALGTLFAFGLGLWLALRLANRLTSAVQGLVGPALALGEGRTVELAGTSVKEAEEVGTALLQASRMLAHAQHLAHYDPLTGLCNRVLFGELILRELAVAQRSGDSFALLAIDLDGFKAVNDLHGHAAGDTVLKEAADRMARAIRVSDVAARLGGDEFALLLMGVRQEQAQPVAEALVESLSLPYPGIRVAVSASVGIAMYPDSGITMLQLLERADVALYKAKGEGKRRVASDV from the coding sequence ATGGCTGATGGCGAGAGCCTGGCTGGCGCGAGGGCGCGTCCTCCACACCGGTATTCCATGCGGACCGGTTTGCTGACACTCGTGTTCGCCTGTATTTCGCCGGCGCTGGTCGTGGCGTCGGTGGCGGTGTACGAAAGCTATATCGTCCAAAAAGATCGGATCTTCCGCGACACCGTTTTCCTGGCTCGCAACCTCACCTCCATTCTTGACCGCGAACTTACCGGCGTTGAAGCCGGCGTGCAGATGCTGGCGTCTTCGCCCGACCTGCTTGGCGGCGATTTGGCCAGTTTCCATCAGCGTGCGCGGGACTCGGTGCGTTTTCAGATCGTGGACAGCTACGTCCTGACCGATCGGGATGGGCGGCAGATCATCAACACCTTGGTGCCCTACGGCGCGCGCTTGCCTTTGAGCGGTGCGCCGGAAGAACTGCGCCGGGTGTTCACCACGCGGGCGCCGGTGCTGACGGGCCTGTTCAACGGCGGGGTCACCAAGCGGCCGACGATTGCGATGGGCGTGCCGGTGGTGCGCGACGATAGTGTGGTCTACAGCTTGAATGTGGGCTTGTCTCCGGACCGCATCGGCAGCGCGCTGGGCCGACGTGCCTTGCCGGAAGGCTGGGTGGCGGCGGTTCTGGACGAATCCGGAACCATCATCGCCCGCACACGGGATGCCTCGACGTTCGTCGGCCAGAAAGCTGTGCCTGCCTTGGTGCAGGCGGTGCGGCAGGAAAACGAAGGCGCGTTTGAATCGGTAACCAAAGAGGGAACGCCCGTCTATACCGCCTTCAGCCGTTCGTCGCTGTCGGGGTGGACGGTTGCCGCTGGCGCGCCCATGACTTTGGTCACGACGAACCTGTACCGTTCCATCGCCTGGGTGGCGCTGGGCACGCTGTTCGCCTTCGGCCTGGGGCTATGGCTGGCACTGCGCCTGGCCAATCGGCTGACCTCGGCGGTGCAAGGGCTGGTGGGGCCGGCGTTGGCGCTGGGGGAAGGGCGTACGGTTGAACTGGCGGGCACCAGCGTCAAAGAGGCCGAGGAAGTGGGCACCGCGTTATTGCAGGCGTCGCGCATGCTGGCGCATGCCCAGCACCTGGCGCACTACGATCCCTTGACCGGCCTATGCAACCGCGTGCTGTTCGGAGAACTCATCCTGCGCGAACTGGCCGTGGCTCAACGCAGCGGCGATTCCTTTGCTCTGCTTGCGATTGACCTGGATGGCTTCAAGGCGGTCAACGACCTGCACGGCCATGCCGCGGGCGACACGGTGTTGAAGGAAGCTGCCGACCGAATGGCGCGGGCCATCCGCGTATCCGACGTGGCGGCCCGGCTTGGCGGCGATGAATTCGCCCTGCTGTTGATGGGCGTGCGCCAAGAGCAGGCGCAGCCGGTGGCCGAGGCCTTGGTCGAAAGCTTGTCGTTACCCTATCCGGGAATCCGCGTGGCCGTGTCGGCAAGCGTCGGGATTGCCATGTATCCCGACTCGGGCATCACCATGCTGCAGTTGCTGGAGCGTGCCGACGTCGCGCTGTACAAGGCCAAGGGGGAGGGCAAGCGGCGGGTGGCGTCGGATGTGTGA